One part of the Phragmites australis chromosome 3, lpPhrAust1.1, whole genome shotgun sequence genome encodes these proteins:
- the LOC133912364 gene encoding transcription factor bHLH149-like, which translates to MASTSSSTAVEGRERKRKRTAGGESASAAAEAQPSKWRTRREHEIYSSKLLEAIRLVRAGSSSAAAATAAAQPRSRAVREAADRALAVAARGRTRWSRAILASRRLRLQAARRARLRAPTSPCSSRHDATAAAASSAPGKGPKTPPLERKAKVLGRLVPGCRKLPFPALLAEASDYIAALEMQVRAMTALAEALSAVSSSSTTTTTNGGSSSPA; encoded by the coding sequence ATGGCGTCCACGTCCAGCTCGACGGCGGTGGAGGGGAGGGAGCGGAAGCGGAAGCGCACAGCCGGGGGAGAGtccgcgtcggcggcggcggaggcgcagCCGTCCAAGTGGCGGACGCGGCGCGAGCACGAGATCTACTCGTCGAAGCTCCTCGAGGCGATCCGCCTCGTCCGCGCCGGGTCGTCCTctgccgcggcggcgacggcagcgGCCCAGCCGCGCAGCAGGGCCGTGCGCGAGGCGGCGGACCGAGCGCTCGCTGTCGCTGCGCGCGGGCGCACGCGCTGGAGCCGCGCAATCCTCGCCTCCCGCCGCCTTCGGCTCCAGGCCGCGCGCCGCGCGCGCCTCCGCGCCCCCACCTCCCCATGTTCTTCGCGTCACgacgccaccgccgctgccgcctcctcgGCGCCGGGGAAGGGCCCAAAGACGCCGCCCCTGGAGAGGAAGGCGAAGGTGCTGGGGCGGCTCGTGCCCGGTTGCCGGAAGCTGCCGTTCCCGGCGCTCCTCGCCGAGGCCTCCGACTACATCGCAGCGCTCGAGATGCAGGTCCGCGCCATGACGGCCCTCGCCGAGGCGCTCTCCGCCgtctcatcctcctccaccaccaccaccaccaacggcggctcctcctcgccggcgtgA